Proteins from a single region of Streptomyces spinoverrucosus:
- a CDS encoding roadblock/LC7 domain-containing protein translates to MTQQGTDVSWALRDLVESIQEIRFALVASSDGKAITSYGAEDPDDVDRFAAVVAGLQALAQPVAAQFPKFAGQLRLAMIEVDGGHLFVVRAGVETYLGVLAREGLDQGLLGHQMRDLARRMGELLGTTPRLEEHSG, encoded by the coding sequence ATGACGCAACAGGGAACCGACGTGAGCTGGGCGCTCCGCGATCTGGTGGAGAGCATCCAGGAGATCCGTTTCGCCCTCGTGGCCTCCAGTGACGGCAAGGCCATCACCTCCTACGGCGCCGAAGACCCCGACGACGTGGACCGTTTCGCCGCCGTGGTGGCCGGACTGCAGGCGCTGGCCCAGCCGGTCGCCGCGCAGTTCCCCAAGTTCGCGGGACAGTTGCGGCTGGCCATGATCGAGGTCGACGGCGGTCACCTCTTCGTGGTCCGCGCGGGCGTGGAGACATACCTCGGTGTCCTCGCGCGCGAAGGCCTCGACCAGGGCCTGCTGGGTCATCAGATGCGGGACCTGGCTCGCAGGATGGGCGAACTCCTGGGCACCACTCCGCGCCTGGAGGAGCACTCTGGATGA
- a CDS encoding cytochrome P450 — protein MNDQTLNGPDTPHGCPVAHGSGDLTRLYGPEAATEPAAIYERLRKEHGTVAPVLLEGDVPAWLVLGYRDNRRVLDNPLQFTRDARTWRDWREGRVGDTSPLIPMIGWRPDCVSQDGEPHRRLRGAVNDGLQAAAARGIRRHATHFANKQIDAFADVGRADLVTDYAEYLPMLVLTRVLGLAESEGRRLVESSAQVLKGGEDAIVHDGHIRQILGELAERKRDEPGADFTTALLEHPAGLDMDEVVSHLRLVLIAGHTTTSNLLARVLQLLLTDVSRLSGLVSGQLTVSSVVEEVMWDTPPLAVLPGRFATADLELGGCPVKEGDLLVLGLAAGNLDPEVRPDQGVSVQGNQSHLAFSSGPHECPGQNIGQAIIEIAVDVLLHRLPGLRLAVPPEELSSTASSWESRLDSLPVEFAV, from the coding sequence ATGAACGACCAGACCTTAAACGGTCCCGACACCCCGCACGGCTGCCCCGTCGCCCACGGCTCCGGCGACCTCACCCGCCTGTACGGGCCGGAGGCGGCGACCGAGCCGGCCGCCATCTACGAGCGGCTGCGCAAGGAACACGGCACGGTCGCCCCGGTGCTGCTGGAGGGCGACGTCCCGGCCTGGCTGGTGCTCGGTTACCGCGACAACCGGCGGGTTCTCGACAACCCGCTCCAGTTCACCCGGGACGCCCGGACCTGGCGGGACTGGCGGGAGGGCCGGGTCGGGGATACTTCGCCGCTGATCCCGATGATCGGCTGGCGCCCCGACTGCGTCTCGCAGGACGGCGAACCGCACCGCAGGCTGCGCGGCGCCGTCAACGACGGGCTGCAGGCCGCGGCCGCGCGCGGCATCCGGCGGCACGCCACGCACTTCGCCAACAAGCAGATCGACGCGTTCGCGGACGTGGGGCGCGCCGACCTGGTGACGGACTACGCCGAGTACCTGCCGATGCTCGTCCTCACCCGGGTGCTGGGGCTCGCCGAGAGCGAGGGGCGCCGGCTGGTCGAATCGTCTGCCCAGGTGCTCAAGGGTGGCGAGGACGCCATCGTGCACGACGGGCACATCCGGCAGATCCTCGGCGAACTCGCCGAGCGCAAGCGGGACGAACCGGGAGCCGACTTCACCACCGCCCTGCTGGAGCACCCCGCCGGGCTGGACATGGACGAGGTCGTCAGCCATCTGCGTCTGGTGCTGATCGCCGGGCACACCACGACCAGCAATCTGCTCGCCCGGGTGCTGCAACTGCTGCTCACCGACGTCTCACGGCTCTCCGGCCTGGTCAGCGGGCAGTTGACGGTCTCCTCGGTGGTGGAGGAGGTCATGTGGGACACCCCGCCGCTGGCCGTCCTGCCGGGCCGGTTCGCCACCGCCGACCTGGAGTTGGGCGGCTGCCCGGTCAAGGAGGGCGACCTGCTCGTCCTCGGCCTCGCGGCCGGCAACCTCGACCCGGAGGTCCGGCCCGACCAGGGCGTGTCGGTCCAGGGCAACCAGTCGCACCTGGCGTTCAGTTCGGGCCCGCACGAGTGCCCCGGGCAGAACATCGGCCAGGCCATCATCGAGATCGCCGTCGACGTCCTGCTGCACCGGCTGCCGGGCCTGCGCCTCGCGGTCCCACCGGAGGAACTGTCCTCCACGGCGTCCAGCTGGGAGTCCCGACTGGACAGCCTGCCGGTCGAGTTCGCCGTCTAG
- a CDS encoding 7-epi-alpha-eudesmol synthase produces the protein MPQDVRFDLPFETPVSDHLEYARERHLRWVWEKGLVRSQAGFEEYCSWDLPQAAARTYPYASADDMVVLMNWFSLAFLFDDQFDAGRPDRADRVAEVARELIVTPLRPAGSRPRVVCPITVAWTEVWEQLSDGMSLTWQTRFAASWGRFLAAHVEEVDLAAQGLAGSLGPDAYAVFRRRTVGIHHSIDAGERSRRFEVPAQAMAHPLMERMRDLAADTIGFMNDIHSFERERRRGDGHNLIAVLHKERGGSWREAADAAYRMTTDCLAEYLELEAGVPRMCDELGLDEDERTRVRMGVEAIQHWINGNYEWALTTGRYAAAKDGPVATAERAGRGSVDDLLAV, from the coding sequence ATGCCTCAGGACGTCCGATTCGACCTCCCCTTCGAGACCCCTGTCAGCGACCATCTGGAGTACGCCCGCGAGCGCCATCTGCGCTGGGTGTGGGAGAAGGGACTGGTGCGCAGCCAGGCCGGCTTCGAGGAGTACTGCTCCTGGGACCTGCCCCAGGCCGCGGCGCGCACCTACCCGTACGCGTCGGCGGACGACATGGTCGTCCTGATGAACTGGTTCTCACTGGCCTTTCTCTTCGACGACCAGTTCGACGCCGGCCGGCCTGACCGTGCCGACCGGGTCGCGGAGGTGGCGCGCGAGCTCATCGTGACGCCCCTGCGTCCGGCGGGCAGCCGGCCCCGGGTGGTGTGCCCGATCACGGTGGCCTGGACCGAGGTCTGGGAACAGCTCTCGGATGGCATGTCCCTGACCTGGCAGACGCGGTTCGCCGCCTCCTGGGGCCGCTTCCTCGCGGCGCATGTCGAGGAGGTCGATCTGGCGGCGCAGGGGCTGGCCGGATCGTTGGGGCCGGACGCGTACGCCGTCTTCCGGCGCCGTACGGTCGGCATCCATCACAGCATCGACGCCGGTGAGCGAAGCCGCCGTTTCGAGGTGCCGGCGCAGGCGATGGCGCATCCGCTGATGGAGCGGATGCGGGATCTGGCCGCGGACACCATCGGGTTCATGAACGACATCCACTCCTTCGAGCGCGAGCGGCGCCGGGGCGACGGCCACAACCTGATAGCCGTGCTGCACAAGGAGCGGGGCGGTTCGTGGCGGGAGGCGGCGGACGCGGCGTACCGCATGACGACCGACTGCCTCGCCGAGTACCTGGAGCTGGAGGCCGGGGTGCCGCGGATGTGCGACGAGCTGGGCCTCGACGAGGACGAGCGGACCCGAGTGCGGATGGGCGTGGAGGCCATCCAGCACTGGATCAACGGCAACTACGAGTGGGCCCTGACCACCGGCCGCTACGCGGCGGCGAAGGACGGTCCCGTCGCCACGGCCGAACGGGCCGGGCGGGGCTCGGTGGACGATTTGCTGGCGGTGTAG
- a CDS encoding NADP-dependent oxidoreductase, with protein sequence MSDVNTMRAISQDVLGGPEVLREVEVPRPTPRPNEVLVRVRAAGLNPTDWKHRATGGFLGEPPFTLGWDVSGVVEETGIGVAHFRPGDEVFGLLPYPFGHGSHAEYVIAPVRALAPKPAGIDHTQAGALPLVSLTAWQSLVEHADLRPGQRVLIHAAAGGVGHVAVQIAKTRGAYVIGTASAGKHDFLREIGVDEPVDYRATDFAEAVHDVDVVLDTIGGDTSVRSLRVLRPGGVVVSILPVGSDDFYAEADRLGVRAIRMLVDADHHGMRAIAELIEDGRLRATIAGTFPLAEAAKAHELGDTGRTTGKLVLLAD encoded by the coding sequence ATGAGCGATGTGAACACCATGCGAGCCATCAGCCAGGACGTCCTCGGCGGTCCCGAGGTACTCAGGGAAGTAGAGGTGCCGCGGCCGACCCCCCGGCCGAACGAGGTGCTGGTCCGGGTGCGGGCCGCCGGCCTCAACCCGACCGACTGGAAGCACCGCGCCACCGGCGGGTTCCTCGGCGAGCCGCCCTTCACCCTCGGCTGGGACGTCTCCGGCGTCGTCGAGGAGACCGGTATCGGTGTCGCCCACTTCCGGCCCGGCGACGAGGTCTTCGGCCTGCTGCCCTACCCCTTCGGTCACGGCTCGCACGCCGAGTACGTCATCGCCCCGGTCCGCGCCCTCGCCCCCAAGCCCGCCGGGATCGACCACACGCAGGCCGGCGCGCTGCCGCTGGTGTCGCTGACCGCGTGGCAGTCGCTCGTCGAGCACGCCGACCTGCGGCCGGGGCAGCGGGTGCTGATCCACGCCGCGGCGGGCGGCGTCGGGCACGTGGCCGTGCAGATCGCCAAGACCCGGGGCGCCTACGTGATCGGCACGGCGAGCGCGGGCAAGCACGACTTCCTGCGCGAGATCGGCGTGGACGAGCCGGTCGACTACCGGGCGACCGACTTCGCGGAGGCCGTGCACGACGTCGACGTCGTGCTCGACACCATCGGCGGGGACACGTCCGTCCGCTCGCTGCGCGTACTGCGCCCGGGTGGGGTCGTGGTGTCGATCCTGCCGGTGGGCTCGGACGACTTCTACGCGGAGGCGGACCGGCTCGGTGTCCGGGCGATCCGGATGCTCGTCGACGCCGACCACCACGGCATGAGGGCCATCGCCGAGCTGATCGAGGACGGCCGGCTGCGGGCGACGATCGCGGGGACCTTCCCGCTGGCCGAGGCCGCCAAGGCGCACGAGCTCGGCGACACCGGCCGGACCACGGGGAAGCTGGTGCTGCTGGCCGACTGA
- a CDS encoding VOC family protein — translation MSVVTAGVVVLDCAEPEKLAVFYKELMEAEETDATANRVEIRSADGTRLAFRRDVNATPPSWPRPENSLQAHLEFLVTDLDAAERRIVSLGGRPVDTKDSAGPFEERGYADPAGHSFTLRRALPTAPKQG, via the coding sequence ATGTCAGTGGTGACCGCGGGCGTCGTGGTGCTCGACTGTGCCGAGCCCGAGAAGCTCGCCGTGTTCTACAAGGAGCTGATGGAGGCCGAGGAGACCGACGCGACCGCCAACCGCGTGGAGATCAGGAGCGCCGACGGCACCCGCCTGGCGTTCCGGCGCGATGTCAACGCCACGCCGCCGAGCTGGCCGCGCCCCGAGAACTCCCTCCAGGCGCATCTGGAGTTCCTGGTCACGGACCTGGACGCGGCCGAGCGCCGGATCGTCTCGCTGGGCGGGCGTCCCGTGGACACCAAGGACTCCGCCGGGCCGTTCGAGGAACGCGGCTATGCCGACCCGGCGGGCCACTCCTTCACCCTGCGCCGCGCCCTGCCCACGGCACCGAAGCAGGGCTGA
- a CDS encoding DUF4235 domain-containing protein codes for MAKKKKKQKLPVAYQPVGWVLGWAGGWLAGLAFRKTWMAIRHEEDAPDALDPDRGWGEIVLAAAIQGAIFAAVRSAVDRGGAKAIERSTGVWPAAQKGGRD; via the coding sequence GTGGCCAAGAAAAAGAAGAAGCAGAAGCTCCCCGTCGCCTACCAGCCCGTCGGATGGGTGCTGGGGTGGGCCGGCGGTTGGCTGGCCGGGCTCGCCTTCCGCAAGACGTGGATGGCGATCCGGCACGAGGAGGACGCGCCGGACGCGCTGGACCCGGACCGCGGCTGGGGCGAGATCGTGCTGGCCGCCGCGATCCAGGGCGCCATCTTCGCGGCCGTGCGCAGCGCCGTGGACCGCGGCGGCGCGAAGGCCATCGAGCGCTCGACCGGTGTGTGGCCGGCGGCGCAGAAGGGCGGCCGGGACTGA
- a CDS encoding sensor histidine kinase encodes MELATPPPAARAPVAWYSWWLMPLALGGGTVAATFMSSERITAAVAGVAATAAGSVCVRLLIRTRTQLRRAEDTFRTSQAEHSQQWQQHVAGLERKHAAERAAHEAQLADRSRAYEAQLAEQAEGYEARLAEQADGYRAQLAEQAQSLEAQLAEQTAIWQERLTHQHAAVTRLANEQLPEALRRLRAGDAIDDLLPSTNQCAKVAPELQADLRKVLRTALIGVEEEFNRSTSAEQAVVGIGNRIHVLTSKLRGRLHEMQGEHGRLPSVARGLMELDQAIGPADCLAASIGVLGGSDRPGRQWQEPQRLLSVVRGGIGRIKEFHRVELRHLPELGVDGGLVDHLTLIFAHLLDNATRYSPPTEPVVVSGKEVPNGVGIEIQDSGKGLSEEKKREADHALAGTAGGPGLGGVSEDANIGLRVVGILARRYGIRVTFADSPWLGTSVVVVVPHKYFSPLPAATPATASASAPTASASAPTASAAPATAPRPATDEPAPDAAPAQDTTPGGLPRRRSRRSESAEPAPAAGAARTEEAAVSAVPPDTSFTGLAAFATAGREDSEGSGPAGRESTAARESAEHRTEESD; translated from the coding sequence ATGGAACTCGCCACCCCGCCCCCGGCGGCGCGGGCCCCTGTCGCCTGGTACAGCTGGTGGCTGATGCCGCTGGCCTTAGGAGGCGGGACGGTTGCCGCCACGTTCATGAGCTCGGAGCGAATAACCGCGGCCGTCGCCGGTGTCGCGGCGACGGCGGCCGGATCCGTGTGCGTACGGCTCCTGATCCGTACCCGGACGCAACTGCGCCGCGCGGAGGACACCTTCCGCACCTCGCAGGCCGAGCACTCCCAGCAGTGGCAGCAGCACGTGGCGGGCCTGGAGCGCAAGCACGCCGCCGAACGCGCCGCCCACGAAGCCCAACTCGCCGACCGGTCACGGGCGTACGAGGCCCAGCTGGCCGAGCAGGCCGAGGGCTACGAGGCCCGCCTCGCCGAGCAGGCCGACGGCTACCGGGCGCAGCTCGCCGAGCAGGCCCAGAGCCTGGAGGCACAGCTCGCCGAGCAGACCGCCATCTGGCAGGAGCGCCTCACCCACCAGCATGCCGCGGTCACCCGGCTCGCGAACGAGCAGCTGCCCGAGGCGCTGCGGCGGCTGCGCGCCGGTGACGCGATCGACGACCTGCTGCCCTCGACCAACCAGTGCGCCAAGGTCGCGCCCGAACTCCAGGCCGACCTTCGCAAGGTCCTGCGCACCGCGCTGATCGGCGTCGAGGAGGAGTTCAATCGCTCCACCTCCGCCGAGCAGGCGGTCGTCGGCATCGGCAACCGGATCCACGTGCTCACCAGCAAGCTCCGTGGCCGGCTGCACGAGATGCAGGGCGAGCACGGCCGGCTCCCGTCCGTGGCACGCGGCCTGATGGAGCTCGACCAGGCGATCGGCCCCGCCGACTGTCTGGCCGCCAGCATCGGCGTGCTCGGCGGCTCGGACCGCCCGGGACGGCAGTGGCAGGAGCCGCAGCGGCTGCTCAGCGTCGTCCGCGGCGGCATCGGCCGGATCAAGGAGTTCCACCGCGTCGAGCTCCGCCATCTGCCCGAACTGGGCGTCGACGGCGGCCTGGTGGACCACCTCACGCTGATCTTCGCGCACCTGCTGGACAACGCCACCCGCTACTCGCCGCCCACCGAGCCGGTGGTCGTCTCCGGCAAGGAGGTCCCCAACGGCGTCGGCATCGAGATCCAGGACTCCGGCAAGGGCCTGAGCGAGGAGAAGAAGCGCGAGGCCGACCACGCCCTCGCCGGCACCGCCGGCGGCCCCGGCCTGGGCGGCGTCTCGGAGGACGCCAACATCGGCCTGCGCGTCGTCGGTATCCTCGCCCGCCGCTACGGCATCCGCGTCACCTTCGCGGACTCGCCCTGGCTCGGCACCTCGGTGGTCGTCGTGGTCCCGCACAAGTACTTCAGCCCGCTGCCCGCGGCCACCCCGGCCACCGCGTCGGCCTCCGCCCCGACCGCGTCGGCCTCCGCCCCGACCGCGTCGGCGGCCCCCGCCACCGCACCGCGACCGGCGACCGACGAGCCCGCCCCCGACGCCGCCCCGGCGCAGGACACCACGCCCGGTGGACTGCCCCGGCGCCGCAGCAGGCGGAGCGAGTCGGCCGAGCCCGCCCCGGCCGCCGGCGCCGCGCGGACCGAGGAGGCGGCCGTCTCCGCCGTACCGCCGGACACGTCCTTCACCGGCCTGGCCGCGTTCGCCACCGCCGGACGTGAGGACAGCGAGGGATCCGGGCCGGCCGGCCGCGAGTCGACCGCCGCACGCGAGTCCGCAGAGCACCGCACTGAAGAGAGCGACTAG
- a CDS encoding GlxA family transcriptional regulator, translated as MQRVQRVVVLALDGVYPFELGIPSRIFGAADGWYEVLTCSVDGGPVRTNADFSVTVEHGPEALATADTVVIAPVAPASVTADVPDEALEALARIRPGTRIVSICTGAFVLAAAGLLDGRKATTHWQVADHFRRMFPHIDLDPDVLFVDDDPVLTSAGAASGVDVCLHLVRKDHGSRLANTVARRCVVPPFRDGGQAQYIEQPVPETGAASTAATRAWALERLGEPLTLSDLAAHARMSLRTFARRFHDEVGVSPGRWLIQQRVARARHLLESSDLPVDRIAGQVGFATGASLRQHLHAAIGVSPQAYRRTFHSTR; from the coding sequence ATGCAACGTGTGCAGCGGGTCGTGGTGCTGGCCCTCGACGGCGTGTACCCCTTCGAACTGGGCATCCCCAGCCGGATCTTCGGCGCGGCCGACGGCTGGTACGAGGTGCTGACGTGCAGCGTCGACGGCGGACCGGTGCGCACCAACGCCGACTTCTCGGTCACCGTCGAGCACGGCCCCGAGGCCCTGGCCACCGCCGACACGGTGGTGATCGCGCCCGTCGCGCCGGCGTCCGTCACCGCCGACGTCCCGGACGAGGCCCTGGAAGCGCTCGCCCGGATCCGGCCCGGCACCCGCATCGTGTCCATCTGCACCGGCGCCTTCGTCCTGGCCGCCGCCGGACTGCTGGACGGCCGCAAAGCGACCACGCACTGGCAGGTCGCCGACCACTTCCGGCGGATGTTCCCGCACATCGACCTCGACCCGGACGTCCTCTTCGTCGACGACGACCCCGTCCTGACCTCTGCCGGAGCAGCCTCGGGCGTCGACGTCTGCCTGCACCTCGTACGCAAGGACCACGGCAGCCGGCTCGCCAACACCGTCGCGCGGCGCTGTGTCGTGCCCCCGTTCCGGGACGGCGGCCAGGCCCAGTACATCGAGCAGCCCGTGCCGGAGACCGGCGCCGCGAGCACGGCCGCCACGCGCGCCTGGGCCCTCGAACGCCTCGGCGAACCGCTGACCCTGTCCGACCTCGCCGCACACGCCCGGATGAGCCTGCGCACCTTCGCCCGCCGCTTCCACGACGAGGTGGGCGTCAGCCCCGGCCGCTGGCTCATCCAGCAGCGCGTCGCCCGCGCCCGGCACCTCCTGGAGTCCAGCGACCTCCCCGTCGACCGCATCGCCGGCCAGGTCGGCTTCGCCACGGGCGCGTCCCTGCGCCAGCACCTGCACGCCGCGATCGGCGTCTCACCGCAGGCGTACCGCCGTACGTTCCACAGCACGCGGTGA
- a CDS encoding DUF742 domain-containing protein, with protein MSVPRRPTDPSGLERYYVLTKGRSGPGGSASSLDVATLIVSRAAPAPGMQHEHAEIIRRCREPLSVAELGAHLHLPFNILAVLLADLLEAGRVEARDPIPAHDAGRGPDLALLEEVLSGLERL; from the coding sequence ATGAGTGTTCCCCGCCGGCCGACGGACCCGTCCGGTCTCGAGCGCTACTACGTCCTCACCAAAGGGCGCAGCGGACCGGGCGGTTCGGCGTCGAGCCTCGACGTGGCGACCCTCATCGTCTCCCGAGCCGCCCCCGCCCCGGGCATGCAGCACGAGCACGCGGAGATCATCCGGCGCTGCCGCGAACCGCTGTCGGTGGCCGAACTCGGCGCCCATCTCCACCTGCCCTTCAACATTCTCGCGGTGCTGCTGGCGGACCTGCTCGAAGCAGGCCGCGTCGAAGCCCGTGACCCCATACCGGCGCACGACGCCGGTCGCGGGCCCGACCTCGCGCTCCTTGAGGAGGTACTCAGTGGACTTGAAAGGCTTTGA
- a CDS encoding glutathione S-transferase family protein, whose translation MSGQGDGNGDGNSAYGRKSFQRSKSHFADRITADGRDGWPVAAARYRLVVSRACPWASRAVISRRLLGLEAAMSMAIADPIQDDRSWRFTLDPDGRDPVLGIRFLSEAYDRRETGYPGGVSVPAIVDVPTGKLVTNDYQRITLDFATEWTALHRRGAPDLYPEGLRDEVEAVMADVYEDVNNGVYRAGFATGQEEYEAACADVFRRLELLTPRLARQRYLVGDTITEADIRLFTTLVRFDAVYHGHFKCNRWKLTENEVLWAYARDLFQTPGFGDTVDFDHIKRHYYQVHTGINPTGIVPLGPDLAGWLTPHHREELGGRPFGDGTPPGPVRPGEEVPAAGRP comes from the coding sequence ATGAGCGGCCAGGGCGACGGGAACGGTGACGGCAACAGCGCCTACGGCCGGAAGTCGTTCCAGCGGTCCAAGAGTCACTTCGCGGACCGGATCACGGCGGACGGCCGGGACGGCTGGCCGGTCGCGGCGGCGCGTTACCGTCTGGTGGTCAGCCGTGCCTGTCCGTGGGCGAGCCGCGCGGTGATCTCGCGGCGGCTGCTGGGGCTGGAGGCGGCGATGTCGATGGCCATCGCCGACCCGATCCAGGACGACCGCAGCTGGCGCTTCACCCTCGACCCGGACGGCCGCGACCCCGTCCTGGGCATCCGCTTCCTCAGCGAGGCGTACGACAGGCGGGAGACCGGCTACCCGGGTGGTGTCAGCGTGCCGGCGATCGTCGACGTACCCACCGGGAAGCTGGTCACCAACGACTACCAGCGGATCACCCTCGACTTCGCGACCGAGTGGACCGCCCTGCACCGTCGGGGCGCACCCGACCTGTACCCGGAGGGGCTGCGGGACGAGGTCGAGGCGGTGATGGCGGACGTCTACGAGGACGTCAACAACGGTGTGTACCGGGCGGGTTTCGCCACCGGGCAGGAGGAGTACGAGGCCGCCTGCGCGGACGTCTTCCGGCGGCTGGAGCTGCTGACTCCGCGGCTGGCCCGGCAGCGCTATCTGGTCGGTGACACGATCACGGAGGCGGACATCCGGCTGTTCACCACGCTGGTCCGCTTCGACGCGGTCTATCACGGCCACTTCAAGTGCAACCGCTGGAAGCTGACGGAGAACGAGGTGCTGTGGGCGTACGCCCGCGACCTGTTCCAGACGCCCGGCTTCGGTGACACCGTCGACTTCGACCACATCAAGCGGCACTACTACCAGGTGCACACCGGAATCAACCCGACCGGGATCGTGCCGCTCGGCCCGGACCTCGCGGGCTGGTTGACGCCGCATCACCGGGAGGAACTCGGCGGGCGCCCGTTCGGGGACGGCACGCCTCCGGGGCCGGTGCGCCCGGGCGAGGAGGTCCCGGCGGCGGGCCGGCCCTGA
- a CDS encoding NAD(P)-dependent alcohol dehydrogenase codes for MPTTTRAAVVESGGAPFTLCEVVLDEPGPREALVRMVATGLCHTDLGVASGALPFPLPGVLGHEGAGVVEAVGSAVTAVAPGDHVVLSFTSCGECRNCRDGHPAYCATWLPMNLVGGRRADGTSTISRDGEPLGGHFFGQSSFAEFALADERSLVKVDPDVPLASIAPLGCGVQTGVGAVWNVLRPVTGGSVVVLGAGAVGLSAVMAAALTPATTVIAVDKVGERLALAKELGATHTVDAGASDVGAAIADITGGQGADGVVETTGSVAVLRQGVDALAARGTLVVVGAPPFGTEVSLDVNGLLAGKRIVGLTLGDSETRTVIPALVRLVKDGRLPLHRLIGTYPFTEIDQAVRDMSAGRTIKPVLTF; via the coding sequence ATGCCCACCACCACCCGCGCCGCCGTCGTCGAGTCCGGCGGGGCCCCCTTCACCCTCTGCGAGGTCGTCCTCGACGAACCCGGCCCCCGCGAGGCCCTCGTCCGTATGGTCGCGACCGGCCTGTGCCACACCGACCTCGGGGTGGCGAGCGGTGCCCTGCCCTTCCCGCTGCCCGGTGTGCTCGGCCACGAGGGTGCCGGAGTCGTCGAGGCCGTCGGGTCCGCGGTCACCGCGGTCGCGCCGGGGGACCACGTCGTGCTGTCCTTCACCTCCTGCGGCGAGTGCCGCAACTGCCGTGACGGGCATCCCGCGTACTGCGCGACCTGGCTGCCGATGAACCTCGTCGGGGGCAGGCGCGCCGACGGCACCAGCACCATCAGCCGTGACGGCGAACCGCTCGGCGGCCACTTCTTCGGCCAGTCCTCGTTCGCCGAGTTCGCCCTCGCGGACGAGCGCAGCCTCGTCAAGGTCGACCCGGACGTGCCGCTCGCGTCGATCGCCCCGCTCGGCTGCGGCGTACAGACCGGGGTCGGCGCCGTCTGGAACGTCCTGCGGCCGGTCACCGGCGGCAGCGTCGTCGTCCTCGGCGCGGGAGCCGTCGGCCTGTCCGCGGTGATGGCGGCCGCGCTGACCCCGGCCACCACCGTCATCGCCGTCGACAAGGTCGGTGAACGCCTCGCCCTGGCAAAGGAGTTGGGCGCCACCCACACCGTCGACGCGGGCGCGTCCGACGTCGGGGCGGCGATCGCCGACATCACCGGCGGCCAGGGCGCCGACGGTGTCGTGGAGACCACCGGCAGCGTCGCCGTGCTCCGCCAGGGTGTCGACGCGCTCGCCGCGCGGGGCACGCTGGTCGTCGTCGGCGCGCCGCCCTTCGGCACCGAGGTCTCCCTGGACGTCAACGGGCTGCTCGCCGGGAAGCGGATCGTCGGCCTGACCCTGGGCGACAGCGAGACCCGGACGGTCATCCCCGCGCTGGTCCGGTTGGTCAAGGACGGCCGGCTCCCGCTGCACCGCCTGATCGGCACCTACCCCTTCACGGAGATCGACCAGGCGGTGCGGGACATGAGCGCGGGCAGGACCATCAAGCCCGTGCTCACCTTCTGA
- a CDS encoding GTP-binding protein, giving the protein MDLKGFDQPGSAAAGKTRSVKVMIAGGFGTGKTTMVRSVSDIKPLTTEETLTQASADVDHLIGVADKTETTVSLDFGKISINDSLMLYLFGTPGQERFWFLWNGLFKGALGAVVLVDTRRLASSFRAIEEMERQNVPFVVALNVFPDSQEYPIEEIRDALDISPQIPVVACDARDRTSSRDVLVALIRHLKERSAVALESR; this is encoded by the coding sequence GTGGACTTGAAAGGCTTTGACCAACCCGGCAGCGCGGCGGCCGGGAAGACCCGCTCGGTGAAGGTGATGATCGCCGGCGGGTTCGGCACCGGGAAGACCACGATGGTCCGCTCGGTCAGCGACATCAAGCCGCTCACCACCGAGGAGACCCTCACCCAGGCCAGCGCCGACGTCGACCATCTGATCGGCGTCGCCGACAAGACGGAGACCACCGTCAGCCTGGACTTCGGCAAGATCAGCATCAATGACAGCCTGATGCTGTACCTGTTCGGCACGCCGGGGCAGGAGCGGTTCTGGTTCCTGTGGAACGGCCTGTTCAAGGGCGCGCTCGGCGCGGTCGTGCTGGTGGACACCCGCCGCCTGGCCTCCAGCTTCCGCGCGATCGAGGAGATGGAGCGGCAGAACGTCCCCTTCGTGGTGGCGCTCAACGTCTTCCCCGACTCCCAGGAGTATCCGATCGAGGAGATCCGGGACGCCCTCGACATCTCCCCGCAGATCCCGGTCGTGGCCTGCGACGCCCGCGACCGGACCTCCAGCCGTGACGTGCTCGTCGCCCTGATACGTCACTTGAAGGAACGCTCCGCCGTCGCACTGGAGTCCCGATGA